Proteins from a genomic interval of Cucumis melo cultivar AY chromosome 7, USDA_Cmelo_AY_1.0, whole genome shotgun sequence:
- the LOC127150415 gene encoding uncharacterized protein LOC127150415, translated as MNNSIVQLLASEKLNGDNYAAWESNLNTILVVDDLRFVLTEECLQTPTLNANRTSRKAYERWIKANEKARVYILASMSDVLAKKHESLATAKEIMDSLKGMFGQPEWSLRHETIKYIYIKRRKEGTSVREHVLDMMMHFNIAEINGGAIDEAN; from the coding sequence atgaataatTCAATAGTTCAATTGTTAGCTTCCGAAAAACTTAACGGCGATAATTATGCGGCTTGggaatcaaatcttaacacaatactagtagttgatgatttaaggtttgtcttaactgaggaatgtctTCAAACCCCTACCTTAAATGCAAACCGAACTAGTCGGAAAGCATACGAACGATGGATAAAAGCAAATGAGAAAGCCCGTGTCTACATCCTTGCTAGCATGTCtgatgttttagcaaagaaacatgaatccttagccacggctaaagagataatggattcattaaaaggaatgtttgggcaaccagaatGGTCCCTAAGACACGAGACAATTAAATACATTTACATTAAGCGAAGGAAGgaggggacctctgttagagaacatgtcctggacatgatgatgcacttcaatattgctgagataaatggtggtgccatcgatgaggctaattag
- the LOC103501187 gene encoding LRR receptor-like serine/threonine-protein kinase RPK2 has translation MGSSSSSFSVIKWFSFTRPKSPIFLTKLFLLFCILFFFQTHVIFGDSDKSVLLHFKSALSDPSALLSSWTSNDSNYCLWFGVSCDFNSRVVSLNISGNGGASGNFNSFSCSDSSKFPLYGLGIRRGCVGNRGSLIGKLPPLIGNLTHLRVLSLPFHGFQGELPGEIFGLENLEVLDLEGNSVSGLLRNDFARLSKLSVLNLAFNRFTGEIPSSLSVCASLEILNLAGNQLNGTIPEFVGRMRGAYLSFNFLTGSIPSELGNNCGKLEHLDLSGNFLVSGIPSNLGNCTQLQTLLLYSNMLEEAIPAGIGKLQKLEVLDLSRNSLSGPIPLELGNCLQLSVLVLSNFINPIPKINYTGHDSPTEELSDDSFNYFAGGIPETITTLPKLRILWAPSANLNGRFPSLWGKCESLEMINLAGNYLYGELPSGFAVCKKLQVLDLSSNRLSGELNKNLPVPYMTLFDLSHNQFIGEIPTFCGNDCSQLKFRSNRYLDFDDASSRYLSFFATIIRDATPFQFVGNGDLIIHNFGDNNFTGSLLSLPFPSEKLGSKTVYAYLVGGNKLTGPFPDSLFEKCDNLGGLIFNISSNKLSGPFSVTIGKKCGSLKFLDVSGNQMTGQVPASFGELLSLNHLNLSRNKFQYQIPSSLGQMANLKYLCLAGNNFNGSIPSALGKLQSLELLDLSYNDLSGEIPMDLVNLKGLKVLLLNNNSLSGQVPSGLANVTTLSAFNVSFNNLSGSLPSNNNMIKCSGAIGNPYLRPCHMYSLAVPSSEMQGSVGDPSGFAASPSGVAPQTSGGGSFNSIEIASITSASAIVSVLIALVILFLYTRKWNSRSKVLGSMRKEVTVFTDIGVSLTFENVVRATSNFNASNCIGSGGFGATYKAEISSGVLVAIKRLAVGRFQGVQQFDAEIKTLGRLRHPNLVTLIGYHASETEMFLIYNYLPGGNLEKFIQERSTRAVDWRILHKIALDIARALAYLHDQCVPRVLHRDVKPSNILLDDDFNAYLSDFGLARLLGTSETHATTGVAGTFGYVAPEYAMTCRVSDKADVYSYGVVLLELLSDKKALDPSFSSYGNGFNIVAWACMLLRQGRAKEFFTAGLWEVGPHDDLVEVLHLAVVCTVDSLSTRPTMKQVVRRLKQLQPPSC, from the coding sequence ATGGgttcctcttcctcttctttttcagTCATCAAATGGTTTTCTTTTACCAGACCCAAATCTCCAATTTTTCTCACCAAGCTCTTTTTGCTGTTCTGcatcctcttcttctttcaaaCTCATGTTATTTTCGGCGATTCCGACAAATCCGTGCTTCTTCACTTCAAAAGTGCCCTTTCTGACCCTTCTGCGTTGCTTTCCTCCTGGACTTCTAATGATTCTAATTACTGCTTGTGGTTTGGTGTGTCTTGCGACTTCAATTCTCGGGTTGTCTCCCTCAACATTTCTGGGAATGGTGGTGCTTCAGGtaatttcaattctttttccTGTTCCGATTCTTCTAAATTCCCTCTTTATGGACTTGGAATTAGAAGGGGTTGTGTGGGTAATAGAGGTTCACTCATTGGGAAGCTTCCACCCTTGATTGGGAACCTCACTCACCTCAGGGTTTTGTCTCTTCCGTTTCATGGTTTTCAAGGTGAGCTTCCTGGTGAAATTTTTGGATTGGAGAACCTTGAGGTTCTTGATCTGGAAGGGAATTCTGTATCTGGGCTGCTTCGTAATGATTTTGCCAGGTTGAGCAAGTTGAGTGTTCTTAATCTTGCATTCAATAGGTTTACTGGTGAGATTCCTAGCTCGCTTTCGGTTTGTGCGAGTTTAGAGATCTTGAATTTAGCTGGGAATCAGTTGAATGGGACAATTCCAGAGTTTGTTGGTCGGATGAGAGGGGCCTACTtgtctttcaattttttaacaGGATCCATCCCGAGTGAGCTTGGGAATAACTGTGGAAAGCTCGAGCATCTCGACCTGTCTGGTAATTTTTTGGTCAGTGGGATTCCAAGCAATCTGGGAAATTGCACTCAATTGCAGACATTGTTGCTGTATTCTAATATGCTGGAAGAGGCCATTCCAGCTGGAATTGGTAAGTTGCAGAAGCTGGAAGTGCTTGATCTTTCAAGGAATAGTCTCAGTGGTCCGATACCCTTGGAGCTGGGAAATTGCTTGCAGTTATCTGTCCTCGTGCTCTCGAATTTCATCAATCCAATTCCCAAGATCAATTACACAGGCCATGACTCTCCAACTGAGGAACTTAGTGATGATAGTTTTAACTATTTTGCGGGTGGTATACCTGAGACAATAACAACACTTCCCAAGCTGAGGATATTGTGGGCCCCTAGTGCAAACCTCAATGGTAGATTCCCTTCCCTATGGGGTAAGTGTGAAAGCTTGGAGATGATTAATTTAGCTGGTAATTACCTTTATGGGGAGCTTCCAAGTGGGTTTGCCGTCTGCAAAAAGCTTCAAGTCCTTGATTTAAGCTCAAACCGGCTTTCTGGAGAACTTAATAAAAACCTACCAGTTCCTTACATGACTCTGTTTGATCTTAGCCATAACCAATTTATTGGTGAGATTCCTACGTTCTGTGGCAATGATTGCTCACAGCTGAAGTTCCGTTCGAATAGATATCTGGATTTTGACGATGCCTCATCCCGGTATCTCTCATTTTTTGCCACTATTATTCGAGATGCAACCCCTTTTCAATTTGTTGGAAATGGTGATCTGATAATACATAACTTTGGAGACAATAACTTTACTGGAAGTCTTCTGTCGTTGCCATTTCCAAGTGAAAAACTGGGTAGTAAAACCGTTTATGCTTATCTTGTGGGTGGGAATAAGCTGACTGGGCCATTTCCAGATAGTTTGTTTGAGAAATGCGACAATTTGGGGggattgatctttaatattAGCAGCAACAAACTATCTGGCCCATTTTCTGTGACAATTGGTAAGAAGTGTGGTTCTCTCAAATTTTTGGATGTATCTGGTAATCAGATGACTGGGCAGGTACCGGCTAGCTTTGGAGAGCTATTATCTCTGAATCACCTGAACCTAAGTCGGAATAAGTTTCAGTATCAAATACCTTCTTCTCTCGGACAGATGGCTAATTTgaagtacctttgtttggctggCAATAACTTTAATGGTTCTATACCTTCAGCCTTGGGAAAGTTACAGTCTTTGGAGTTGCTGGATCTTTCATATAATGATCTTTCAGGTGAAATTCCAATGGATCTTGTTAACTTGAAAGGCCTAAAAGTTCTGCTGCTCAACAATAATTCACTCTCTGGACAGGTTCCCTCTGGTTTAGCGAATGTTACCACACTCTCTGCATTTAATGTGTCATTCAATAACTTGTCTGGTTCCCTGCCATCAAATAACAACATGATTAAATGTAGTGGTGCAATTGGAAACCCTTACCTGCGCCCGTGCCATATGTATTCTCTGGCCGTGCCCTCATCTGAAATGCAAGGTTCAGTTGGTGACCCAAGTGGTTTTGCAGCTTCACCATCGGGTGTTGCACCCCAAACAAGTGGAGGTGGCAGCTTCAATTCCATTGAGATAGCATCAATTACATCTGCCTCCGCCATTGTTTCTGTTCTTATTGCTTTGGTTATCCTATTTCTATATACACGAAAGTGGAACTCGAGATCTAAAGTTCTTGGCTCAATGAGAAAGGAAGTGACAGTTTTTACTGATATTGGGGTTTCCCTGACTTTTGAGAATGTGGTGCGTGCTACAAGTAATTTCAATGCAAGTAACTGCATTGGCAGTGGAGGGTTTGGGGCAACTTACAAGGCAGAGATCTCATCAGGAGTGCTGGTTGCAATAAAACGACTTGCTGTAGGTCGATTTCAAGGCGTCCAACAGTTTGATGCAGAAATTAAAACCCTTGGAAGGCTGCGCCATCCAAACCTTGTCACCTTAATTGGTTACCATGCCAGTGAAACAGAGATGTTCCTGATATATAATTATTTGCCAGGAGGTAATTTGGAAAAGTTCATCCAGGAGAGATCTACAAGAGCTGTTGATTGGAGAATTCTTCACAAGATTGCACTTGACATAGCTCGCGCGCTTGCATATCTTCATGATCAGTGTGTACCACGAGTACTTCACCGCGATGTGAAACCGAGTAATATACTATTAGATGACGACTTCAATGCTTATCTCTCTGATTTTGGATTGGCCCGGCTTCTTGGGACTTCTGAAACCCATGCTACCACCGGGGTGGCTGGAACTTTTGGCTATGTTGCTCCCGAATATGCCATGACTTGCCGTGTTTCTGATAAAGCAGATGTGTATAGTTACGGTGTGGTGCTTCTCGAGCTACTTTCAGACAAGAAAGCACTAGACCCCTCGTTTTCTTCGTATGGTAATGGTTTTAACATAGTAGCTTGGGCATGTATGCTGCTTCGGCAGGGGCGTGCAAAGGAATTCTTCACGGCAGGGTTGTGGGAGGTAGGCCCCCATGATGATTTGGTTGAAGTATTACACTTGGCAGTTGTTTGTACAGTTGACTCTCTGTCGACTAGGCCGACGATGAAGCAAGTTGTACGACGGCTTAAGCAGCTTCAACCGCCATCATGTTAG